Proteins from a genomic interval of Desulfofustis limnaeus:
- a CDS encoding sigma 54-interacting transcriptional regulator: protein MKPDAIQTYLEQSLLFRNLEAEQLAAIATQVTVRHVLEGEVVHRAGDPADTFYVVGVGEVELLFEGEDQVKTIVGRVGAGGHFGETSLLTNKPQALTIRALCDTVLVCFGATYFRKLLRKHQVVQERIEAALAERLRIAFQNQAAGALACDISTREEIRIAEYMPIVGMGKNNGEGEQERVMRSQCAREIQEAIKRFSKIDAPVLLTGESGTGRRMIAKHIHLQGNQAQGPYIEVDVRDYRDDELLAKLFGVKNDPFPFSRVRQTGLLEQFCRGTVVLRPLEKIPEPVQQRLADAITCMTYTRIGEDVPLALQARLIFSSDQSLEKLRENQNIIKELEQILEPNSFHVAPLRFHKRDLPSFIDYFLQRFSREHGKEITRVSPETLGILMNYDWPGNLTELSAVIQRAVMLARGDELHSDHILLGLPKSEGKWEFNLLRIGWIRSIFESRLYPTLPRAIIGLILLVAVATLLFGPADPEKNIGITLSWVIGWPLMFFSFFFLARTWCSVCTLAVPGTLLQGLVKPKRPTPLIIKNYSGWIMSMLCILVFWVEIVFNAYDRPVLSGWIILAITIGSIFFSLFYKRRTWCRYLCPLGAINAIFAMPSILELRANRHLCLNRCADHACYTGVEGQEGCPMFRHPFMVDNNRDCIVCGQCIRQCSKHSIHLNIRMAPQELWDIEAPRRADSFLIVALGAIFFPFALHRELYQSIDWLQAAYPHLLGQVPDTLIGSIVFFGLIFLFQVGYYLMIHVQAYLTRIDRTMLLPLLGYGFIPIILGVYLAVHFEIFVSQSWKLLANIRDLLHLAPMVEGARLISPDASALLQVFTVAGGFFASLYATHRIIDRLKGGGVTSRDLLLPYSFLAGFTILFVFFMKTSKIILF, encoded by the coding sequence ATGAAACCGGACGCCATCCAAACCTACCTCGAGCAATCGCTGCTGTTCCGCAATCTCGAGGCCGAGCAGCTGGCCGCCATCGCCACCCAGGTGACGGTGCGGCACGTGCTGGAAGGGGAGGTGGTGCATCGGGCCGGCGATCCGGCCGACACCTTCTATGTGGTCGGGGTCGGCGAGGTGGAGCTGCTCTTCGAGGGCGAAGACCAGGTCAAGACCATCGTCGGCCGGGTCGGGGCCGGCGGTCACTTCGGTGAGACGTCACTGTTGACCAACAAGCCGCAGGCGCTGACCATTCGCGCCCTCTGTGATACGGTGCTGGTCTGTTTCGGCGCCACCTATTTCCGCAAGCTGTTACGCAAACATCAAGTCGTCCAAGAGCGCATCGAAGCAGCCCTGGCGGAACGACTGCGCATCGCCTTCCAGAACCAGGCCGCCGGAGCGCTGGCCTGCGATATATCCACCCGCGAGGAAATCCGTATCGCCGAATATATGCCCATCGTCGGGATGGGCAAGAACAACGGCGAGGGTGAGCAGGAACGGGTCATGCGATCGCAGTGCGCCCGGGAGATCCAGGAGGCGATCAAACGATTTTCCAAGATCGATGCACCGGTCCTGCTGACCGGCGAATCCGGCACGGGCCGGCGGATGATTGCCAAGCATATCCATCTGCAGGGCAATCAGGCCCAGGGGCCTTATATCGAGGTCGACGTCCGGGACTATCGGGACGATGAGTTGCTGGCAAAACTGTTCGGCGTGAAGAACGACCCGTTTCCCTTCAGCCGGGTCCGGCAGACCGGCCTGCTCGAGCAATTCTGCCGCGGCACGGTCGTACTCCGGCCGCTGGAGAAGATTCCGGAGCCGGTGCAGCAGCGACTGGCCGACGCCATCACGTGCATGACCTACACCAGGATCGGCGAGGATGTGCCGCTGGCGTTGCAGGCTCGATTGATCTTCAGCAGCGATCAGTCACTGGAGAAGCTCCGGGAGAATCAAAACATCATCAAAGAACTGGAGCAGATTCTCGAGCCCAACAGTTTCCATGTGGCCCCGTTACGCTTCCACAAACGTGACCTGCCCAGCTTCATCGACTATTTCCTCCAGCGTTTCTCCCGCGAACACGGCAAGGAGATCACCCGCGTCTCTCCGGAGACGCTCGGCATCCTGATGAATTACGACTGGCCGGGCAACCTGACCGAGCTGTCCGCCGTGATCCAGCGGGCGGTGATGCTGGCCCGGGGCGATGAACTGCACAGCGACCACATCCTGCTCGGCCTGCCGAAGAGCGAGGGAAAGTGGGAGTTCAATCTGCTGCGTATCGGCTGGATCCGTTCCATCTTTGAAAGCCGCCTCTATCCAACTCTGCCGCGGGCGATCATCGGTCTGATCTTGTTGGTCGCGGTGGCGACACTGCTGTTTGGACCGGCCGATCCGGAGAAAAATATCGGTATCACCTTGAGCTGGGTCATCGGCTGGCCGCTCATGTTCTTCTCCTTCTTCTTTCTCGCCCGGACCTGGTGTTCGGTGTGTACGCTGGCCGTGCCCGGCACCCTGCTCCAGGGGCTGGTAAAACCGAAGCGCCCAACGCCGCTGATCATCAAGAACTACTCGGGCTGGATCATGTCGATGCTGTGCATCCTGGTCTTCTGGGTGGAGATCGTCTTCAACGCCTATGACCGGCCGGTCCTGTCCGGCTGGATCATCCTGGCCATCACCATCGGTTCGATCTTCTTCAGTCTGTTTTACAAACGGCGGACCTGGTGCCGCTACCTCTGTCCGCTGGGGGCGATCAACGCCATCTTCGCCATGCCCTCGATCCTCGAGCTACGCGCCAACCGCCATCTCTGTCTGAACCGCTGTGCCGATCACGCCTGCTATACCGGGGTGGAAGGGCAGGAAGGCTGCCCCATGTTCCGCCACCCGTTCATGGTCGACAACAACCGTGACTGCATCGTCTGTGGGCAGTGCATCAGACAATGCAGCAAGCACTCGATCCATCTCAATATCCGCATGGCGCCTCAGGAACTCTGGGATATCGAGGCGCCGCGCCGGGCCGACAGCTTTCTCATCGTCGCTCTCGGCGCCATCTTCTTTCCCTTTGCCCTGCACCGCGAGCTCTACCAGTCCATCGACTGGCTGCAGGCGGCTTATCCCCATCTGCTCGGGCAGGTACCGGACACCCTGATCGGCTCGATCGTCTTTTTCGGGCTGATCTTTCTCTTCCAGGTCGGCTATTACCTGATGATCCACGTCCAGGCGTACCTGACACGGATCGATCGCACCATGTTGCTGCCGCTCCTCGGATACGGTTTCATCCCGATCATTCTCGGTGTCTATCTGGCGGTTCATTTTGAGATATTTGTCAGCCAGTCCTGGAAATTGCTGGCCAATATCCGTGACCTCCTGCACCTGGCCCCGATGGTCGAGGGGGCCCGCCTGATCAGCCCGGATGCCTCGGCCCTGCTCCAGGTGTTCACCGTGGCCGGCGGCTTTTTCGCGTCGTTGTACGCCACCCACCGGATCATCGATCGCTTGAAGGGCGGCGGCGTAACCAGCAGGGATCTGTTGCTGCCCTACAGCTTTCTGGCTGGATTCACCATTCTCTTCGTCTTTTTCATGAAGACGTCGAAAATCATCCTCTTCTAA
- a CDS encoding TRAP transporter substrate-binding protein encodes MKKEEMNTNTGNQEVTTGRRKFLKTAAAAAGAATVASLGFPMVSRAETTVLKMQGAWGAKDIFNDFAVDYVNRVNEMAGGRLKIEYLIAGAVVKAFQVQDAVHKGVIDAGHQVAVYWYGKSKCASLFGTGPVFGQNAHQGLAWMHHGGGNELYHELMEALGLNIVSFFAMPMPAQPLGWFKREITSAEDLNGLKYRTVGLAADLFQSMGVKVTQLPGGEIVPALERGVIEAFEFNNPTSDRSFGAQDVSKIYMLGSYHQAAEFFEIMFNKAKFDALPDEHKAIIKYGAEAASSANFWRGQDQYSKDLLWLRDEAGVKLVRTPESIMKKQLEAWDALLPDLEKDPFFAKIVKSQKEFSHRVAYYELLNTADYKLAYEHYFPGELGY; translated from the coding sequence ATGAAGAAGGAAGAGATGAACACCAACACCGGCAACCAGGAAGTCACAACCGGTCGACGCAAGTTCCTGAAGACAGCAGCTGCGGCAGCGGGAGCGGCCACCGTCGCCTCTCTCGGCTTCCCGATGGTCTCCCGTGCCGAGACCACGGTGTTGAAGATGCAGGGCGCCTGGGGCGCCAAAGACATCTTCAACGACTTTGCCGTTGATTACGTCAATCGGGTCAACGAAATGGCCGGCGGCCGCCTCAAGATCGAGTACCTGATCGCCGGTGCCGTCGTTAAGGCCTTCCAGGTGCAGGATGCGGTGCACAAAGGGGTAATCGATGCCGGCCATCAGGTGGCGGTGTATTGGTACGGTAAGAGCAAGTGTGCCTCACTCTTCGGGACCGGGCCGGTCTTTGGGCAGAACGCCCATCAGGGACTGGCCTGGATGCACCACGGCGGCGGCAACGAGCTGTATCATGAGTTGATGGAGGCGCTCGGCCTCAACATCGTCAGCTTTTTCGCCATGCCCATGCCGGCCCAGCCGCTCGGCTGGTTCAAGCGGGAAATCACCTCCGCCGAGGACCTGAACGGACTGAAGTACCGTACCGTCGGTCTGGCCGCCGACCTGTTCCAATCCATGGGCGTCAAGGTCACCCAGTTGCCCGGCGGCGAGATCGTACCGGCCCTGGAGCGCGGGGTCATCGAGGCATTCGAGTTCAACAACCCGACCTCCGACCGCAGTTTTGGCGCTCAGGATGTCAGTAAAATCTACATGCTCGGCAGCTATCATCAGGCCGCCGAGTTCTTCGAGATCATGTTCAACAAGGCCAAGTTCGATGCCTTGCCGGACGAGCACAAGGCCATCATCAAGTACGGTGCCGAGGCTGCTTCGTCGGCCAACTTCTGGAGGGGGCAGGACCAGTATTCCAAGGATCTCCTCTGGCTGCGTGATGAAGCTGGCGTCAAGCTCGTGCGTACGCCCGAATCCATCATGAAGAAGCAGCTGGAGGCTTGGGACGCCCTGCTGCCCGACCTGGAGAAGGACCCGTTCTTCGCCAAGATCGTCAAATCCCAGAAGGAGTTCTCACACCGGGTCGCCTATTATGAGCTGCTCAACACGGCAGATTATAAACTGGCCTACGAGCATTACTTCCCGGGCGAGCTGGGTTACTAA
- a CDS encoding TRAP transporter small permease subunit — MNHFLYFIDRLSAWVGKAFAWCILILTFATSYEVFVRYVLRDPTDWAFDISYIMYGTLFMMAGGYALSRNAHVRGDFVYRLWPPRIQAAIELVLYFIFFYPGVIALVYAGIIYANESWGYMPYGFTGPAGEISVNSPAGVPIAPVKTILPVAAFVLLLQGIAETIRCVMCLKNGKWPPRMHDVEEMEKVLLEEHQRKEAEAAARLHAVKEEGAR, encoded by the coding sequence ATGAATCACTTTTTGTATTTTATCGACCGCTTGAGTGCCTGGGTGGGCAAGGCCTTCGCCTGGTGCATTCTCATCCTGACCTTTGCCACCAGTTATGAAGTATTCGTCCGCTATGTCCTGCGGGATCCGACCGACTGGGCCTTCGATATCAGCTATATCATGTACGGCACCCTGTTCATGATGGCCGGCGGCTATGCCCTGTCGCGCAATGCCCATGTTCGCGGCGACTTCGTCTATCGGCTCTGGCCGCCCCGTATCCAGGCGGCGATCGAGTTGGTCCTCTATTTTATCTTTTTCTACCCCGGAGTCATTGCCCTGGTGTATGCCGGGATCATCTACGCCAACGAGTCCTGGGGCTACATGCCCTACGGGTTTACCGGTCCGGCCGGGGAAATCAGCGTCAACAGTCCGGCTGGAGTACCCATCGCGCCGGTCAAGACCATCCTGCCGGTGGCGGCGTTCGTCCTGCTCCTGCAGGGGATTGCCGAGACCATCCGCTGCGTCATGTGCCTGAAAAACGGCAAGTGGCCGCCGCGCATGCACGATGTGGAGGAGATGGAAAAGGTTCTGCTGGAAGAGCATCAGCGTAAAGAGGCCGAGGCTGCAGCTCGTCTGCATGCCGTCAAAGAGGAGGGCGCACGATGA
- a CDS encoding TRAP transporter large permease: protein MTDPQVAMLMMGSFVASILLGFPICFTLVAMGVGFGYYAYAPANWMENPLQNTIFDLLVNQTYSVMTNDVLVAVPLFLFMGYIVERANIVERLFFSLNIAARFVPGAMAVAALVTCALFATAVGIVGAVVTLMGLLAFPALLKAGYDEKLAAGVVCAGGCLGILIPPSILLIVYGAISGVSVVRLYAGALIPGFMLAGLYILYVIMRAALNPKLAPKPPKEQTDIPFSELMKMLLTSVIPLTLLILSVLGSILFGLATPSEAAAIGALGSILLALSYRELTWKRLRDSVYLTTRTSAMVCWLFVGSWTFSSVFSYLGGHSVVEHFVLGLNLPPVLFLILAQVIIFLLGWPLEWSEIIIIFVPIFLPLLPAFGIDPLFFGILVAFNLQTSFLTPPMAMSCYYLKGIAPPHIQLTTIFKGSLPYLALILIAMTMLYNFQFMTTWLPDLVYGAH from the coding sequence ATGACCGATCCCCAAGTTGCCATGTTGATGATGGGGTCTTTCGTGGCCTCGATCCTGCTCGGTTTCCCGATCTGTTTCACCCTGGTGGCCATGGGTGTCGGTTTCGGTTATTACGCCTACGCACCTGCCAACTGGATGGAAAACCCGTTGCAGAACACCATCTTCGATCTATTGGTCAATCAGACCTATTCGGTCATGACCAATGATGTGCTCGTCGCCGTGCCGCTCTTCTTGTTCATGGGCTATATCGTCGAGCGGGCCAACATCGTCGAGCGCCTCTTCTTCAGCCTCAATATCGCCGCCCGGTTCGTACCGGGGGCGATGGCCGTGGCGGCCCTGGTTACCTGCGCCTTGTTTGCCACCGCGGTGGGCATCGTCGGTGCGGTGGTCACGCTGATGGGGCTGCTCGCCTTTCCGGCCCTGCTCAAGGCCGGTTATGACGAAAAGCTGGCCGCCGGCGTGGTCTGTGCCGGTGGCTGTCTCGGCATCCTTATCCCGCCGTCGATCCTGCTCATCGTCTACGGGGCGATTTCCGGCGTGTCCGTGGTGCGGCTCTATGCCGGTGCCCTGATCCCCGGTTTCATGCTGGCCGGCCTCTACATCCTTTACGTGATCATGCGCGCCGCGCTGAATCCGAAACTGGCCCCGAAACCGCCCAAGGAACAGACGGACATCCCGTTTAGTGAGTTGATGAAGATGCTGCTCACCTCGGTCATTCCGCTGACCCTGCTGATTCTGTCGGTGCTCGGCTCCATTCTCTTCGGTCTGGCGACACCGTCCGAGGCGGCAGCCATCGGTGCCCTGGGCAGTATCCTGCTGGCCCTCAGCTATCGGGAACTGACCTGGAAACGACTGCGCGACTCGGTCTATCTGACGACCCGGACCTCGGCCATGGTCTGCTGGCTGTTCGTCGGTTCCTGGACCTTTTCGTCGGTCTTCTCCTATCTCGGCGGGCACAGTGTCGTCGAGCATTTCGTGCTCGGTTTGAATCTGCCGCCGGTGCTCTTTCTGATCCTCGCCCAGGTCATTATCTTCCTGCTCGGGTGGCCGCTGGAGTGGAGCGAGATCATTATCATCTTCGTGCCGATCTTTCTGCCGCTGCTACCGGCCTTCGGCATCGATCCGCTGTTTTTCGGCATCCTCGTCGCCTTTAACCTGCAGACATCGTTTTTAACGCCGCCGATGGCCATGTCCTGCTATTACCTCAAGGGGATTGCGCCACCACATATCCAGTTGACCACCATTTTCAAGGGGTCGCTGCCGTACCTGGCGCTTATCCTGATTGCCATGACCATGCTCTACAACTTCCAGTTCATGACCACCTGGCTGCCCGATCTGGTGTATGGGGCACATTGA
- a CDS encoding amidase, whose protein sequence is MTNPTITDNAPALLGAGQAAEEIRAGRLSSEELVRACLARIEQTEPIVQAWTFLDAELAVAQAKRADLLKMTGQPLGPLHGVPVGIKDVFDTMDMPTEDGTVLHRGRTPGQDATVVSRLRQAGAVIMGKTVTTELAVYAPGKTRNPHDPERTPGGSSSGSAAAVAAGMVPLAVGTQTNGSMIRPASFCGVYGYKPTYGLISRHRVLQQSRPLDQVGVFARSIEDVALIAEAIIGYDPLDPDTLLRARPHLRRLQAEAPPVTPKLALVKTPVWEQATETTREAFAELAAVLGEQAPEVALPLPFDQAHELHRRIMEADLARSFAKEYSRGKDQLSQVLVEMIERGRRVLATEYNDAVAAIPVLRQELERLFQWHDAIITPAAVGEAPLGLESTGSPVFCTIWTLCGLPAITVPLLQGDNGMPLGVQLVGPPGDDAALLRTARWLVQTITE, encoded by the coding sequence ATGACGAATCCGACGATAACCGATAACGCGCCGGCCCTGCTTGGCGCCGGCCAGGCGGCCGAGGAGATTCGGGCCGGCCGGCTCAGCTCCGAGGAACTGGTGCGGGCCTGCCTGGCCCGGATTGAACAGACCGAGCCGATCGTGCAGGCGTGGACCTTTCTCGATGCGGAGCTGGCCGTGGCCCAGGCCAAGCGTGCCGATCTGCTGAAAATGACCGGTCAGCCCCTGGGTCCGCTGCACGGCGTACCGGTGGGGATCAAAGATGTCTTCGACACGATGGATATGCCCACCGAAGACGGCACGGTTCTGCACCGGGGCCGCACCCCGGGCCAGGACGCCACCGTCGTATCGCGGCTGCGGCAGGCGGGGGCGGTGATCATGGGCAAGACGGTGACCACCGAACTGGCTGTCTATGCCCCAGGGAAAACGAGGAACCCGCACGATCCAGAACGGACGCCGGGCGGTTCGTCGAGCGGTTCGGCGGCGGCGGTGGCGGCGGGCATGGTGCCGTTGGCGGTCGGCACCCAGACCAATGGGTCGATGATCAGGCCGGCATCCTTTTGCGGGGTGTACGGCTACAAGCCCACCTACGGCTTGATCTCACGGCATCGGGTGCTGCAGCAGTCGCGACCGCTCGATCAGGTGGGCGTGTTCGCCCGCAGCATCGAAGATGTCGCCCTGATCGCCGAGGCGATCATCGGCTACGATCCGCTGGATCCGGACACGCTGCTGCGGGCCCGGCCGCACTTGCGGCGTTTGCAGGCCGAGGCCCCGCCGGTGACGCCGAAATTGGCGCTGGTCAAGACTCCCGTCTGGGAGCAGGCGACCGAGACCACTCGGGAAGCGTTCGCCGAACTGGCCGCGGTGTTGGGCGAGCAGGCACCGGAAGTGGCGCTGCCGCTGCCCTTCGACCAGGCCCACGAACTGCATCGACGGATTATGGAAGCCGATCTGGCCCGGAGCTTTGCCAAGGAGTATAGCCGCGGCAAGGACCAGTTGAGCCAGGTATTGGTGGAGATGATCGAACGCGGCCGGCGGGTGTTGGCCACCGAGTACAACGACGCCGTGGCCGCCATTCCGGTGCTGCGGCAGGAGTTGGAGCGGCTGTTTCAATGGCATGACGCCATCATCACTCCGGCCGCCGTCGGCGAGGCCCCGCTCGGGCTCGAGTCCACCGGCAGTCCGGTCTTCTGCACGATCTGGACGCTGTGCGGCCTGCCGGCGATCACCGTGCCGTTGCTGCAAGGCGATAACGGCATGCCGCTCGGGGTGCAACTGGTGGGTCCGCCGGGCGATGACGCGGCGCTGTTGCGCACGGCCCGTTGGCTGGTGCAAACTATCACCGAATAA
- a CDS encoding 2-hydroxyacid dehydrogenase, whose protein sequence is MSMKPVVLVTRKLPDAVEDRLQRDYQAILNPTDQLYRGDELLARAAGVDAILPCHTEKFTAEVIDRLPERVKIIANFSVGYDHVDVAAAKRRGLVVTNTPDVLSDATAELTVMLMLGAARRASEGERLVRSRQWRDWSPSFMVGVQMTGKRLGIIGFGRVGQVVARRARGFDMEIHYHNRRRVDPELEAGAIYHATPEELLPHCDFLALHCVASPETVGLLNRERIALLPDGAVVVNASRGVVIDDEALIAALRSGKVYAAGLDVFNNEPEIHPAYRELDNVFLMPHIGSATRETRDAMGFRALDNLDAYFAGREPGDRVA, encoded by the coding sequence ATGTCTATGAAACCCGTTGTTCTGGTTACCCGGAAGTTACCCGATGCCGTTGAGGATCGCCTGCAGCGCGACTACCAGGCGATCCTCAACCCCACCGACCAACTCTACCGGGGCGATGAGCTGCTGGCCCGGGCCGCCGGGGTCGATGCCATCCTGCCGTGCCATACCGAGAAGTTCACCGCCGAGGTGATCGACAGGCTCCCGGAGCGGGTCAAGATCATCGCCAACTTCTCGGTCGGCTATGATCATGTGGATGTGGCGGCCGCCAAGCGGCGCGGCTTAGTGGTGACCAATACCCCGGATGTGCTCTCCGATGCCACCGCCGAGTTGACGGTCATGCTGATGCTCGGGGCGGCCCGCCGCGCCAGCGAGGGTGAACGGCTGGTCCGCAGCCGGCAATGGCGGGATTGGAGCCCGAGCTTCATGGTCGGCGTGCAGATGACCGGCAAGCGGCTCGGCATCATCGGTTTTGGCCGGGTCGGCCAGGTGGTGGCCCGGCGGGCCCGCGGCTTCGACATGGAGATCCACTATCATAACCGGCGCCGCGTCGACCCGGAGTTGGAAGCCGGGGCGATCTATCACGCCACCCCGGAGGAGTTGTTGCCCCACTGCGATTTTCTTGCCCTGCATTGTGTCGCCTCGCCGGAGACGGTGGGGCTGCTCAACCGTGAGCGTATCGCCCTGCTGCCCGACGGGGCGGTGGTGGTGAATGCCAGCCGCGGGGTGGTGATCGACGATGAGGCGCTTATCGCGGCCCTGCGCAGCGGCAAGGTCTATGCTGCCGGTCTGGACGTGTTCAACAACGAGCCGGAGATTCATCCCGCTTATCGGGAGCTGGACAACGTCTTTCTCATGCCGCATATCGGCAGCGCCACCCGAGAGACCAGAGATGCCATGGGCTTTCGTGCCCTGGATAATCTCGATGCCTATTTTGCCGGCCGGGAGCCGGGGGATCGGGTCGCCTGA
- a CDS encoding ABC transporter substrate-binding protein, protein MKALRLLLLILCLLPVPAAALAQPPEKLTVLLDWFVNPDHAPLFVAKELGLFTKHGLAVELIAPSNPNDPAKLVAAGKADLAVSYQHQHQMQIDQGLPLIRVATLVATPLNSLVVLADSGIESIGDLRGKTIGYSVGGFETVLLKAMLAEAGLALSDVQLVNVNFSLSPSLLSGKVDGVIGAFRNFELNQLDLEGRPGRAFFVEEHGVPAYDELIVVAHRDQVDRPALRAFVDAVEEGVQYLINHPEASWHLFVQGERQELDDELNRRAWRDTLPRFALRPGALDQARYLRFARFLEQEQIIKPAPPLAQWAIELH, encoded by the coding sequence ATGAAAGCCCTACGCCTGCTCCTGCTGATCTTGTGCTTGCTCCCCGTGCCGGCCGCTGCTCTGGCCCAGCCGCCGGAAAAACTGACCGTGCTGCTCGACTGGTTCGTCAACCCCGACCACGCCCCGCTCTTTGTCGCCAAGGAGCTGGGGCTGTTCACCAAACACGGGCTCGCGGTGGAGTTGATCGCCCCCTCCAATCCCAACGACCCGGCGAAGCTGGTGGCGGCCGGCAAGGCCGATCTGGCGGTATCCTACCAGCATCAACACCAGATGCAGATCGACCAGGGCCTGCCGCTGATCCGGGTGGCCACCCTGGTCGCCACCCCGCTCAACAGCCTGGTGGTCCTGGCCGATTCCGGCATCGAGTCGATCGGTGATCTGCGCGGTAAGACCATCGGCTATTCGGTGGGAGGGTTCGAGACGGTCCTGCTCAAAGCCATGCTGGCCGAGGCGGGGCTCGCCCTGTCCGACGTGCAGCTGGTCAACGTCAATTTTTCCCTGTCACCGTCACTGCTCTCCGGCAAGGTTGACGGCGTCATCGGCGCCTTCCGCAACTTCGAGCTCAACCAACTGGACCTGGAAGGTCGACCGGGCCGGGCCTTTTTTGTCGAGGAGCATGGGGTTCCGGCCTACGACGAGCTGATCGTCGTCGCTCATCGCGACCAGGTCGATCGGCCGGCACTGCGCGCTTTCGTCGATGCCGTCGAGGAAGGGGTCCAGTACCTGATCAACCACCCCGAGGCAAGCTGGCACCTCTTTGTCCAGGGCGAGCGGCAAGAACTCGACGATGAGCTCAACCGCCGCGCCTGGCGCGATACCCTGCCCCGCTTTGCGCTGCGTCCCGGCGCTCTCGATCAGGCCCGCTACCTGCGCTTTGCCCGCTTCCTGGAGCAAGAGCAGATCATCAAACCGGCCCCGCCGCTGGCCCAGTGGGCGATCGAACTGCACTGA
- a CDS encoding ABC transporter permease: protein MNTASRLLILTAGLLGCWQLVVLTTGVPPYILPGPLPVSRAMATHYPILLHHLHTTLIEIVVGLVLGTLLGTSCALVMIVAPALKRWLLPVLVISQAVPVFALAPLLVLWFGYGMASKIAMAVLIIFFPVAASFYQGMRRTNPDLLALASIMQARPGNTLRWIVIPSALPSFASGLRVAAAVAPIGAVVGEWVGSSAGLGFYMLHANARMQVDLMFAALSLLAVVSLALYFTVDFLLDKGIYWQPAKGEF, encoded by the coding sequence ATGAACACGGCCAGCCGCCTGCTCATCCTGACCGCCGGCCTGCTCGGCTGCTGGCAGCTGGTGGTGCTAACCACCGGCGTGCCGCCCTATATCCTGCCCGGCCCGCTGCCGGTCTCCCGGGCAATGGCGACCCATTACCCCATCCTGCTGCACCACCTGCACACCACCCTGATCGAGATCGTCGTCGGCCTGGTGCTCGGCACCCTGCTGGGGACCTCCTGCGCCTTGGTCATGATCGTCGCGCCGGCACTGAAACGTTGGCTGCTGCCGGTTCTGGTAATCAGTCAGGCCGTCCCGGTGTTTGCCCTGGCGCCGCTGCTGGTCCTCTGGTTCGGCTACGGCATGGCCTCCAAGATCGCCATGGCGGTGCTGATCATCTTCTTTCCGGTGGCCGCCTCTTTCTATCAGGGGATGCGCCGCACCAACCCGGACCTGCTGGCGCTTGCCTCGATCATGCAGGCCCGGCCGGGCAACACGTTACGCTGGATCGTCATCCCCTCGGCCCTGCCGTCCTTTGCTTCCGGACTACGGGTGGCCGCAGCGGTGGCGCCGATCGGGGCGGTGGTCGGCGAGTGGGTCGGGTCCAGCGCCGGCCTCGGCTTCTACATGCTGCACGCCAATGCCCGGATGCAAGTGGATCTGATGTTTGCCGCCCTAAGTCTGCTCGCCGTGGTGTCCCTGGCGCTCTATTTCACCGTCGACTTCCTGCTCGACAAAGGCATCTACTGGCAACCCGCCAAAGGAGAGTTCTGA
- a CDS encoding ABC transporter ATP-binding protein — protein sequence MMPAAIHLDRVSLSFADGSRLFDGLSLSLPAGRCTCLLGPSGCGKSTLLRLISGIADCRVEGTIRFEPDPGPAGRCAWMGQDDLLLPWFTLLDNVLLGARLRGERDPARQDQARRLLAEAGLADCAGSLPGALSGGMRQRGALLRTLMEERPIMLMDEPFSALDALTRMRLQNLSSRLTAGSTVVLVTHDVMEAVRMANRIIVLGGDPVGVRSQLDLPGTPPRPADAPAVSDHYGPLLDLLLRESS from the coding sequence ATGATGCCGGCAGCCATCCACCTGGATCGGGTATCGCTCAGCTTTGCCGACGGCAGCCGGCTGTTCGACGGCCTGTCGCTGTCCCTGCCGGCCGGGCGCTGCACCTGCCTGCTCGGACCGAGCGGCTGCGGCAAGTCCACTCTGCTGCGCCTCATTTCCGGGATAGCCGACTGCCGGGTCGAGGGTACCATCCGCTTCGAACCCGATCCGGGACCGGCCGGGCGCTGCGCCTGGATGGGCCAGGACGACCTGCTACTGCCTTGGTTCACCCTGCTGGACAATGTCCTGCTCGGCGCCCGGCTGCGCGGTGAACGAGACCCGGCACGGCAGGACCAGGCCCGCCGGCTGCTCGCCGAGGCCGGTCTGGCCGACTGCGCCGGATCGCTGCCCGGCGCGTTGTCCGGCGGCATGCGTCAGCGGGGCGCCCTGCTGCGCACCCTCATGGAAGAGCGGCCGATCATGCTCATGGACGAGCCTTTTTCAGCCCTTGACGCCCTGACCAGGATGCGCCTGCAGAACCTCTCCAGCCGGTTGACGGCGGGCTCCACCGTGGTGCTGGTCACTCATGACGTGATGGAGGCCGTGCGGATGGCCAACCGCATCATCGTCCTCGGCGGCGACCCGGTCGGGGTTCGAAGCCAACTGGACCTGCCCGGCACCCCGCCGCGACCGGCCGACGCCCCGGCAGTCTCCGACCATTACGGCCCGCTTCTCGACCTGCTGCTCCGGGAGTCCTCATGA